In one Ralstonia pickettii genomic region, the following are encoded:
- the sdhD gene encoding succinate dehydrogenase, hydrophobic membrane anchor protein — MANNNIGPKRLVVGAHYGLKDFLAQRVTAVIMAVYTVVLLAAFLLSKDTSYQSWAGLFSNQWMKMLTFLAFVSLTYHAWIGVRDIWMDYVKPVAVRLTLQVLTILWLVGCAGYAAQILWRV; from the coding sequence ATGGCAAATAACAATATTGGTCCCAAGCGCCTCGTTGTGGGCGCGCACTACGGCCTGAAGGACTTCCTCGCGCAGCGCGTCACCGCGGTGATCATGGCGGTCTACACCGTCGTGCTGCTGGCGGCGTTCCTGCTCTCGAAAGACACGTCGTACCAAAGCTGGGCGGGGCTGTTCTCCAACCAGTGGATGAAGATGCTGACGTTCCTGGCGTTCGTGTCGCTCACGTATCACGCCTGGATCGGTGTGCGTGACATCTGGATGGACTACGTGAAGCCCGTGGCAGTGCGTTTGACGCTGCAAGTGTTGACGATTCTGTGGCTCGTCGGTTGTGCGGGCTAC